ATCTCGTCGATGGGGCGCCCTCGCGCCTCGTCCTGCCGCCAGCCGGTGAGCTGCTCCGCCGCGGCGTTGACGAGCACGACCCGGCCCTCCACGTCGGTCGTGATGACCCCGTCGCCGATGCTGCGGAGGGTGACCGCGAGCCGCTCCGTCTCGGCCGCGAGCGCCTCCTCGCGGGCGCGGATGCGGGCGGTCATGTCGTCGAAGGTGGCCGCCAGCCTCCCGATCTCGTCGCGCGTCCGCACCTCGGCCCGCGCCGCGAGATCGCCCGCGGCCACCCGCCGCGCCGCGGCGGTGAGCCGCGCGATGGGGCCCGCCAGCCGGGAGGCGGACATCATCGCGAACAGGGCCGCCGCCAGCGCGAGCGGGAGGGCGAAGGTCAGGGAGCGCCGCGTCTGCTCGCGCACCGGCTCGAGGAACGCCTCCTCGGGCTGGAAGGCCGCGATGCGCCAGGGTCGCGTCGCCAGCAGCACGACGGCGCCGGCGCTCCGCCCGCCGCCCGCCTTCGCGGTGAAGTGGAGCTCGGGCCCGGCCGCCTCATCCAGCTCGGGCACCAGCGGGAGCGCCGCCTCCGAGCGCTCCGCCAGCGCGCGCGGGAGCCTGTGCTCCGCCGCCAGCGCGGCCACGCGCGCCGGCGGCAGCGGCGTGGCGAGGCGATAGGCGAGCTCGGTCGTGTCGCCGTGCGCGAGCCGCAGGCCGTTCTCGTCCACCAGCATCGCGAACGATCCGGGCCCGAGCGTCCCGCTCGCCCGGGCGACGAGGCGCTGCAGGACCGTCGCGCTGAAGCGCAGCCGGAGGACGCCGACCGGCTGCGCGGCGCGGTTCTCGACCGGGGCGCTGAAGTCGAGGTAGGCCGCGTCGCCCTCCGTGAACACGACCGAGGAGGCGTAGGCGAGCCCCGTCTCCAGCGCGCCGCGGAACGACTCCCCGCCGGACGGCGCTCCGGCCGGCGCGTCGCCGGCCGGGTCGGCCGAGTCGGCCACCACCCGGCCGCGCAGATCGAGGAGCGCGCAGGAGGCGATGAAGGTCCGGTCGCGGTGGGTGAGCGAAGCGAGGACCCGCAGGACCTGATCGCGCGCGGCGCCCTGCCGGCGCTCCGGGGGCGCCGTCAGGTACTCGACGAGGTCGGGCAGCCTCGCCTCGGTGGCGACCACGCCGAGGTTCGACGACACGAACGCGTCCAGGCCGATGGCGGTCTGGGACGCGGACGCGTGGAGCGAGCGGTACGCGGAGGCGGTCACCGCGCTCTCCAGCGCGCGCAGGTCGAGGTCCACGACCAGCGCGAGCGGGGCCAGCGTCACCACCAGGAAGCCGAGCAGCAGCCGGACGCGGATGGACGCGAGCCAGGGGCCGGCCAGCGCCTCGGCGCTCCCCCGCATCAGCGCGCCTCCGCGACGGCGCGCTCGGTGAGCCGCGCCAGGCGGGCGAGGGTCGCCCGGATGCTCTGCTGCCGCGTCACCATCTTCCCGAGCTCGATGGAGTAGTCGAAGCTCAGGGTCGCCCAGCCGGGGAAGTGCGGCTCCGTGCCCATGCGCCGCTCGATGGCGTCGCGCGTGACCTCGAAGTGCCGGGTGGTCCCGACGCCGACGACCGCCTTCTCGCGCACGCGCGGGTCCTCGTAGTTGCTCCGGCGGATGGGGCTTCCCCCGCCGCCCAGCACGCAGGCGCGCGCGGTCACGTCGCGGCTGGTGGCCCACTGCAGGAAGATCCAGGCCGCCTCCGGGTGGCGGCTGTAGCGCGACACCGCGAGGCAGCTCCCACCCTGGTGGCTGACGCCAGGGGTCTCTCCGAAGCTGCAGTCGGCGGCCGGCCGGAGCGCGAGCTCGCGCGGGCAGGGGGCGGCCTCGGCGAGCCCGACGATCTTCGACCAGCGCGGGTCGTCGAGCTTCGAGAACTGCTCGCTCCAGGAGATGTAGAGCCCGGCCCCCCCCTCCGCGAAGGAGGCGGCCTCCTCATCCCACCCCCAGCTCGTCACGCCGGGCGGCATGTACCTCCCGAGCTCCAGCATGTACGCCATGGCCGCCTCGGCGCGCTCGTCGGCGATGGCGGGCCGGCCGTCCCGTCCGAGGATCGACCCGCCGTGGCCCCACAGCCACGCCGTCATGTTGCACTCGAGCGCGATCATCTCGGGGGTCCACTGCGCGGTGGTGCCGTAGACGCGCGGGGCCCGGGCGCGGTGGACGGCGCGCACGGTCTCGAGGTACCCCGCCATCGTCGTCGGCACCGGGAGCCCGAGCTCCCCGAGCACGTCGCGCCGGTACATCATGATGAAGATGGGGATGTCGTACGGGATGCCCATGAGCCGGCCCCGGTACGTCGCCACCCCGTCGACCAGGGTCGGGAGGATGTCGTCGAACCGGTAGTCCGGATAGGCGAGGTCCGTCCGCGCGAGCAGCGCGCGGTGGTCGAGCGTGTCGTCCACGAACCGCCCGAGCCAGCCCTGGTCCAGGTAGAAGACGTCGTGCGTGCCCGCCCGTCGGGCGGTGTCCGCGCTGATGGTGGCGAGCGCGCGGTAGAGCGGGAGCTGCTCCCACACGACGTGGATCCCGGTGAGCTGCTCGAACTCCTCCTTCATGATCTCGCGCGTGGCGACCGAGGGCGGGGTGTCCTCGGTGACGACGCGCAAAGTCGTCCCCGCGAAGGAGCGCCCCACCTCGGTGAGGAACTGGCGCTGCGCCCCGGGCTCCAGCGCCGAGCCGGCGCCGGCGGTGGCGCGGACCGCGCCGGCATCCGGGGCGGTGCCGGTCCGGGAGCGGCAGGCGAACGGGCTCGCGGCTCCGAACGCGAACCCCGCCCTGGCGCACAGCGTCAGGAACTGGCGGCGGCCCATCCTGCCGCGCTCGACCTCGCGCGCGGCCTCCGCCACCGCCAGACGTGCGCGCCCGTCGTCGTTCATGCGGTCCCAGGAGCCTCGCGGGTGAACGGCTTACCGGTGAACCTGGGCGAAGCTACCACGCAGCGACGGGCGCGCCCCTGACGGCCATCACCCCGGGCGGCGGAGCCCCGGCGAGACGACCAGCCGCTCGACGAGGCCGAAGCCGGCCTCCACCGCGAGCGCGAGCAGCGCGGCCGGCACGGCGCCCTCCAGGATGAGCGGCACCGAGTCGAGCCGCAGGCCGGTCAGGATGGGCTGACCGTAGCCGCCCGCGCCGATGAGCGCGCCCAGGGTCGCCGTCCCCACCGCGATCACCGCCGAGGTCTTCACGCCGGCCAGGATCGCCGGGAGGGCGAGCGGCAGCTCCACGCGACCCAGCCTCGCCCGCCGCGGCAGCCCGAGCGCCTCGGCCGACTCGCGCAGCTCCGGCGGGATACCCACGAGGCCCGCGTGCGTGTTCCGGACGATGGG
The DNA window shown above is from Anaeromyxobacter diazotrophicus and carries:
- a CDS encoding hybrid sensor histidine kinase/response regulator produces the protein MRGSAEALAGPWLASIRVRLLLGFLVVTLAPLALVVDLDLRALESAVTASAYRSLHASASQTAIGLDAFVSSNLGVVATEARLPDLVEYLTAPPERRQGAARDQVLRVLASLTHRDRTFIASCALLDLRGRVVADSADPAGDAPAGAPSGGESFRGALETGLAYASSVVFTEGDAAYLDFSAPVENRAAQPVGVLRLRFSATVLQRLVARASGTLGPGSFAMLVDENGLRLAHGDTTELAYRLATPLPPARVAALAAEHRLPRALAERSEAALPLVPELDEAAGPELHFTAKAGGGRSAGAVVLLATRPWRIAAFQPEEAFLEPVREQTRRSLTFALPLALAAALFAMMSASRLAGPIARLTAAARRVAAGDLAARAEVRTRDEIGRLAATFDDMTARIRAREEALAAETERLAVTLRSIGDGVITTDVEGRVVLVNAAAEQLTGWRQDEARGRPIDEIFRVEGAHDPAAGSLVARIVRHGGSAALPDRAVLLARDGTRRAVADSAAPIRDQAGGVIGAVLVFRDVTEKQKLEAELAKMEKLESLGLLAGGIAHDLNNILAAIVGNVSVMKLDGAPTRFREEVDEIEAAAMRAAALSKQLLTFSRGGAPVKQSASIAEIIETSARFVLHGSSVRCELALPPDLPAVEVDPGQMDQVVHNLILNAVQAMPGGGTVAIGAAELDVAAGARPPLEPGRYVEFTVRDTGVGVPPEHLGKIFDPYFTTKASGTGLGLATVYSIVKRHGGHVTAESAPGAGATFHVFVPAASGAAPAGPAPGSPRQGRGRVLVVDDEESVRRIALRMLRHLGYEPAAAGDGAEALRLYTSALRSGERFAAVVMDLTLPGGLGGQETLRQLLALDPGVRAVVSSGYSSDPVMSDYRRHGFRGVVAKPYTAEQLAEALHQALAGA
- a CDS encoding ABC transporter substrate-binding protein, which codes for MNDDGRARLAVAEAAREVERGRMGRRQFLTLCARAGFAFGAASPFACRSRTGTAPDAGAVRATAGAGSALEPGAQRQFLTEVGRSFAGTTLRVVTEDTPPSVATREIMKEEFEQLTGIHVVWEQLPLYRALATISADTARRAGTHDVFYLDQGWLGRFVDDTLDHRALLARTDLAYPDYRFDDILPTLVDGVATYRGRLMGIPYDIPIFIMMYRRDVLGELGLPVPTTMAGYLETVRAVHRARAPRVYGTTAQWTPEMIALECNMTAWLWGHGGSILGRDGRPAIADERAEAAMAYMLELGRYMPPGVTSWGWDEEAASFAEGGAGLYISWSEQFSKLDDPRWSKIVGLAEAAPCPRELALRPAADCSFGETPGVSHQGGSCLAVSRYSRHPEAAWIFLQWATSRDVTARACVLGGGGSPIRRSNYEDPRVREKAVVGVGTTRHFEVTRDAIERRMGTEPHFPGWATLSFDYSIELGKMVTRQQSIRATLARLARLTERAVAEAR